One stretch of Bradyrhizobium canariense DNA includes these proteins:
- a CDS encoding SDR family NAD(P)-dependent oxidoreductase: MTIRFDGRVAIVTGAGNGLGRAHALGLASRGAKVVVNDFGGARDGTGGSLTPAEAVVEEIRKAGGVAMADGADVSNFAQVTAMVDRVTREWGSVDLLCANAGILRDKSFGKMEVADFAKVLDVHLVGTFYCCKAVWDGMRERNYGRIVVTTSSSGLYGNFGQANYGAAKTGMVGLMNVLAEEGRKNNIRVNTISPTAATRMTEELLPPQALALMKPEAITPAVEFLLSEDAPTRTIMGAGAGSFAVIKILESEGINLAQSDWTPDAIAAHFAEISDMSKAKALEGAFQQTQKYVEQAAARAGIKL; the protein is encoded by the coding sequence ATGACAATCAGGTTTGACGGACGCGTGGCCATCGTCACCGGCGCGGGCAATGGCCTTGGACGCGCACATGCATTGGGACTGGCGAGCCGGGGCGCGAAAGTCGTGGTCAACGATTTTGGCGGTGCTCGCGACGGCACCGGCGGATCGCTGACACCGGCAGAGGCCGTGGTCGAGGAAATCCGCAAAGCCGGTGGCGTCGCCATGGCCGACGGCGCCGATGTCTCGAACTTCGCGCAGGTCACGGCGATGGTGGACCGCGTGACCAGGGAGTGGGGCAGCGTCGATCTGCTTTGCGCCAATGCCGGAATCCTGCGCGATAAATCGTTCGGCAAAATGGAGGTCGCAGATTTCGCCAAGGTGCTGGACGTGCATCTGGTCGGAACGTTCTACTGCTGCAAGGCGGTGTGGGACGGCATGCGCGAGCGCAATTATGGCCGCATCGTCGTCACCACGTCATCGTCGGGTCTTTACGGCAATTTCGGCCAGGCCAATTATGGCGCGGCGAAAACCGGCATGGTCGGCCTGATGAACGTGCTGGCCGAGGAAGGCCGCAAGAACAACATTCGCGTCAACACGATCTCGCCGACGGCTGCGACGCGGATGACGGAAGAATTGCTGCCGCCGCAGGCGCTGGCGCTGATGAAGCCGGAAGCCATCACGCCGGCAGTCGAATTTCTGCTCAGCGAGGACGCGCCGACCCGCACCATCATGGGTGCGGGTGCAGGCTCGTTTGCCGTGATCAAGATCCTGGAAAGTGAAGGCATCAACTTAGCCCAATCCGACTGGACCCCCGACGCGATTGCGGCGCATTTTGCCGAGATCAGCGACATGTCGAAAGCGAAGGCGCTGGAAGGCGCGTTCCAGCAGACCCAGAAATATGTCGAGCAGGCCGCGGCGAGGGCGGGGATCAAGCTCTAA
- a CDS encoding MaoC family dehydratase encodes MNEVWKKPPISLDAYQKMVGHEVGVSAWHLVDQNRIDVYADVIEDHQFIHVDPERAKKETSFGTTIAHGFLTMSLMSIMSYEVMPVIEGTTMGVNYGFDKLRFISPVRSGSRVRGRFTLAEAKLRKPKELQSRTNVTVEIEGEEKPALVADWIGLIYFA; translated from the coding sequence ATGAATGAAGTCTGGAAGAAGCCACCGATTTCGCTGGATGCCTATCAGAAGATGGTCGGCCATGAAGTTGGCGTGTCGGCGTGGCATCTCGTCGATCAGAATCGGATCGACGTCTACGCCGATGTGATCGAGGATCATCAGTTCATCCACGTCGATCCCGAGCGGGCCAAAAAGGAAACGTCATTCGGCACGACGATCGCGCATGGCTTTCTGACGATGTCGCTGATGAGCATCATGTCCTATGAAGTGATGCCCGTGATCGAGGGCACCACCATGGGCGTGAACTACGGCTTCGACAAATTGCGCTTCATCTCGCCGGTTCGCTCGGGCTCGCGGGTGCGCGGCCGCTTTACGCTCGCGGAAGCCAAGCTGCGCAAGCCCAAGGAATTGCAATCGCGCACCAATGTCACCGTCGAGATCGAGGGCGAGGAAAAGCCCGCTCTGGTCGCCGACTGGATCGGTCTCATTTACTTCGCTTAA
- a CDS encoding AMP-binding protein produces MTTFQDARSFLLKHRTDYDAAVKGFRWPDPVPFNWALDWFDAELARNADSKDRVALWIVDAGGNRETKLSFEALSRRSNQVANFLRAQGLQRGDHLLLLLGNVVPLWETMLAAMKLGVVVIPATTLLTPDELRDRLDRGRAKIVVASQDQVAKFAGLGSNHLVRIVVGASSSHQGWLPFEQAATFPEAFKPDGPTNAEDPMLLYFTSGTTAKPKLVRHSQRSYPVGGLSTMYWLGLQPGDVHLNISSPGWAKHAWSCLFAPWNAGATVFVVNQPRFDAKGLLATIGRCGVTTLCAPPTVWRLFIQEKLATFKVSLREVCGAGEPLNPEVIDQVRTAWGLTIRDGYGQTETTALAGNSPGQKVKVGSMGRPLPGYRVQITGSDGHLTKEGEVTLVLGPDRPAGLMQGYQGDDGKLSGADGDLYRSGDVVFVDDEGYLTFVGRSDDVFKSSDYRISPFELESVLLEHESVAEAAVVPSPDPIRLAIPKAYVLLVAGVERSPETALSVFRHLHARLAPFKRIRKIELVTELPKTISGKIRRVQLRRLEHDNNRDDALRGQEFREEDFPELQKVRTAGSAENS; encoded by the coding sequence ATGACCACGTTCCAGGACGCGCGCTCTTTCCTGCTCAAGCATCGCACCGACTATGATGCGGCGGTGAAGGGATTTCGCTGGCCCGATCCGGTGCCGTTCAACTGGGCGCTGGACTGGTTCGATGCCGAGCTGGCGCGCAACGCCGACAGCAAGGATCGCGTAGCGCTATGGATCGTCGATGCCGGCGGCAATCGTGAGACCAAACTCTCGTTCGAGGCATTGTCGCGCCGCTCCAATCAGGTCGCGAACTTCCTGCGCGCGCAGGGGCTGCAGCGCGGCGACCATCTGCTGCTGTTGCTCGGCAACGTCGTTCCGTTGTGGGAAACCATGCTGGCGGCGATGAAGCTCGGCGTGGTGGTGATCCCCGCGACGACGCTGTTGACGCCGGACGAACTACGCGACCGGCTCGATCGCGGCCGCGCCAAGATCGTGGTGGCCTCGCAGGATCAGGTCGCGAAATTCGCGGGCCTCGGCAGCAACCATCTGGTTCGGATCGTCGTCGGCGCGTCGTCAAGCCATCAGGGCTGGCTGCCGTTCGAGCAGGCCGCGACTTTTCCGGAAGCCTTCAAACCGGATGGGCCGACCAACGCTGAAGATCCCATGCTGCTGTATTTCACGTCAGGCACCACGGCAAAACCAAAACTGGTGCGGCACAGCCAGCGCAGCTATCCCGTAGGCGGGCTGTCGACGATGTATTGGCTGGGCTTGCAGCCCGGCGACGTCCATCTGAACATTTCTTCGCCCGGATGGGCCAAGCACGCCTGGAGCTGCCTCTTTGCGCCCTGGAACGCGGGCGCCACGGTATTCGTGGTCAATCAGCCGCGCTTTGACGCTAAGGGTTTGCTCGCGACCATCGGCCGATGCGGCGTCACCACGCTGTGCGCGCCGCCGACGGTATGGCGCCTGTTCATTCAGGAGAAGCTCGCAACCTTCAAGGTATCGCTGCGCGAGGTCTGCGGCGCCGGCGAACCGCTCAATCCCGAAGTGATCGATCAGGTTCGCACCGCCTGGGGTTTGACGATCCGCGATGGCTACGGCCAGACCGAGACCACGGCGTTGGCGGGCAATTCACCGGGCCAGAAGGTGAAGGTCGGATCGATGGGCCGTCCGCTGCCCGGTTATCGCGTGCAGATCACCGGTAGCGACGGACATCTGACCAAGGAGGGCGAGGTGACGCTGGTGCTCGGCCCTGACAGGCCTGCGGGCCTGATGCAGGGCTATCAGGGCGACGATGGCAAGCTGAGCGGCGCGGACGGCGATCTCTATCGCAGCGGCGATGTCGTCTTCGTCGACGACGAGGGCTATCTGACCTTTGTCGGCCGGTCCGACGACGTCTTCAAATCATCGGACTACCGGATCAGTCCGTTCGAACTCGAAAGCGTGCTGCTGGAGCATGAATCGGTGGCGGAGGCTGCCGTCGTGCCCAGCCCCGATCCGATCCGTCTTGCGATCCCCAAGGCCTATGTGCTGCTGGTGGCGGGCGTGGAGCGTTCGCCGGAAACCGCGTTGTCGGTGTTCCGCCACCTGCATGCGCGGCTGGCGCCGTTCAAGCGCATCCGCAAGATCGAACTCGTGACGGAATTGCCGAAGACGATCTCCGGAAAAATCAGGCGTGTACAGTTGCGACGTCTGGAGCATGATAATAATCGCGACGACGCGCTACGAGGCCAGGAATTTCGCGAAGAGGATTTTCCGGAGCTGCAGAAAGTACGAACAGCCGGATCGGCGGAGAATAGCTGA
- the mmsB gene encoding 3-hydroxyisobutyrate dehydrogenase, translating into MTNIAFIGLGNMGGPMAANLIKSGHKVIAFDLVAASRNQAESDGAAIAESAVGSVKGADVVITMLPAGKHVLSVWDEVISSMSKGALIIDCSTIDVESAKKAHALAAKHGIASVDAPVSGGTGGAKGATLTFMCGGEDKAFAAAKPILEKMGKKIVHCGGAGAGQAAKICNNMILGISMIAVSEAFALAEKLGLSHQALFDVASTSSGQCWSLTSYCPVPGPVPTSPANNDYKPGFASALMVKDLTLAQDAAKAAGAATPLGKHAQEIYKAFDAEGNGGVDFSGIIRHVRGLR; encoded by the coding sequence ATGACAAATATCGCCTTCATCGGCCTCGGCAATATGGGCGGACCGATGGCCGCCAATCTAATCAAATCGGGTCATAAGGTCATCGCGTTCGATCTGGTGGCAGCCTCGCGCAATCAGGCCGAGAGCGATGGCGCTGCGATCGCCGAAAGTGCGGTTGGCTCGGTCAAGGGCGCTGATGTCGTCATCACCATGCTTCCTGCCGGCAAGCATGTGCTCTCGGTGTGGGACGAAGTGATCTCGTCGATGAGCAAAGGCGCGCTGATCATCGATTGTTCGACCATCGACGTCGAAAGCGCCAAGAAGGCGCATGCGCTGGCCGCCAAGCACGGCATCGCTTCGGTCGACGCACCGGTATCCGGCGGCACCGGCGGCGCCAAGGGCGCGACGCTGACCTTCATGTGCGGTGGCGAGGACAAGGCTTTTGCAGCGGCCAAGCCAATACTGGAAAAGATGGGCAAGAAGATCGTGCATTGCGGCGGCGCCGGAGCGGGGCAGGCCGCGAAGATTTGCAACAATATGATCCTAGGGATTTCCATGATCGCGGTCAGCGAGGCGTTTGCGCTCGCCGAAAAGCTCGGGCTGTCGCATCAGGCGCTGTTCGACGTGGCCTCGACCTCCTCGGGGCAGTGCTGGTCGCTGACATCGTATTGCCCGGTGCCGGGCCCGGTTCCGACCTCGCCCGCGAACAACGACTACAAGCCCGGCTTTGCGTCGGCCCTGATGGTGAAGGATTTGACGCTGGCGCAGGATGCCGCGAAGGCCGCTGGCGCCGCGACACCGCTCGGCAAACACGCCCAGGAGATCTACAAGGCATTCGATGCCGAAGGAAATGGCGGGGTCGATTTCTCCGGGATCATTCGGCACGTTCGCGGTCTAAGATAG
- a CDS encoding enoyl-CoA hydratase/isomerase family protein: MTAMAAVANPEGDLIVRREGSAGIIRLNRPKAINAMTLEMSLGIDAALDRFEADPAVALVLLEGAGERGLCAGGDIRGLYESSRAGGDLGKVFWRQEYIMNARIAQFPKPYVAFMDGLVMGGGVGLSAHGRHRVVTEKTKLAMPEVGLGFFPDVGGTWLLSHSPGELGTYFGLTGQTMNGPDAIHARFADAVVPSGKLAALREVLSKVRPGALSSEIKTLIDGFATNETSGPVAAMQPTIDGWFAHDDMEDIVAALKRDGSELALSTLKTLNEKSPRGMVVTLKLLRLARTSSSLEQCLVREYRAALQVFASDDFREGVRAAVIDKDRNPKWSPARIEDVTPEMIAPYFAEIGANELVFNQSK; this comes from the coding sequence ATGACGGCAATGGCTGCGGTCGCAAATCCGGAAGGCGACCTGATCGTTCGGCGCGAAGGCTCCGCCGGCATCATCCGCCTGAACCGGCCGAAGGCGATCAACGCCATGACGCTGGAAATGTCGCTTGGGATCGACGCGGCATTGGATCGGTTCGAAGCGGATCCAGCGGTGGCCCTGGTATTGCTGGAAGGCGCGGGCGAGCGCGGGCTCTGCGCGGGTGGCGACATCCGCGGACTCTATGAGAGTTCTCGGGCCGGAGGCGACCTCGGCAAGGTATTCTGGCGCCAGGAATACATCATGAATGCGCGCATCGCGCAGTTTCCGAAGCCATATGTCGCGTTCATGGACGGGCTGGTGATGGGCGGCGGCGTCGGCCTCTCCGCGCATGGCCGTCATCGCGTCGTGACCGAGAAAACAAAGCTCGCGATGCCCGAAGTGGGGCTGGGGTTCTTCCCGGACGTCGGAGGCACCTGGCTGCTGTCGCACTCGCCGGGTGAGCTCGGCACTTACTTTGGATTGACCGGTCAGACCATGAATGGCCCGGACGCGATCCATGCCCGTTTCGCGGATGCGGTGGTGCCGTCGGGCAAACTGGCTGCCTTGCGTGAGGTACTCTCCAAGGTTCGTCCCGGGGCTCTTTCCAGCGAAATCAAGACCCTGATCGATGGGTTTGCCACGAACGAGACCTCTGGCCCCGTTGCTGCGATGCAACCGACGATCGACGGCTGGTTCGCTCACGACGACATGGAAGATATCGTCGCGGCTCTCAAGCGCGACGGCTCGGAGCTGGCGCTGTCGACGCTGAAGACATTGAACGAGAAGTCGCCGCGCGGCATGGTCGTGACGCTCAAACTGCTGCGGCTGGCGCGGACATCATCGTCGCTGGAACAATGTTTGGTACGGGAATATCGTGCCGCACTCCAAGTTTTCGCCAGCGACGATTTTCGCGAAGGCGTCCGCGCCGCCGTGATCGACAAGGATCGCAATCCCAAGTGGTCGCCCGCTAGAATCGAGGATGTGACGCCGGAGATGATCGCGCCTTATTTCGCGGAAATCGGCGCCAATGAGCTCGTGTTTAATCAATCAAAATAG
- a CDS encoding isobutyryl-CoA dehydrogenase: MQFALSEDQIAVRDMARDFAAEKIAPHAVRWDEEKHFPVDVMREAAKLGIGGVYIRDDVGGSALTRFDAALIFEALAEGCPTVSAFISIHNMASWMIDAFGNDTQRQQWLPKLCTMELLASYCLTEPGSGSDAAALRTRAVRDGDHYVLNGQKQFISGAGRGDIYVVMVRTGGEGPGGISTLVVESETPGVSFGANERKMGWNAQPTRAVIFENARVPAANRLGDEGIGFKIAMAGLDGGRINIAACSLGGAQCALDKSLAYMKERKAFGKRLDEFQALQFRLADMATELEAARTFVWRAAAALDRKDPDATQLCAMAKCFGTDVGFEVANQALQLHGGYGYLSEYGIEKIVRDLRVHQILEGTNEIMRLIVARKLIEGAR; this comes from the coding sequence ATGCAGTTCGCTCTCAGCGAGGACCAGATTGCGGTTCGCGATATGGCGCGGGATTTTGCCGCCGAAAAAATCGCGCCGCATGCGGTCCGCTGGGATGAGGAGAAGCATTTTCCGGTCGATGTCATGCGCGAGGCCGCCAAGCTCGGCATCGGCGGCGTGTATATCCGCGACGACGTCGGCGGCTCGGCGCTGACGCGGTTCGATGCGGCGCTGATCTTCGAGGCGCTGGCGGAGGGCTGCCCGACGGTGTCGGCCTTCATCTCGATCCACAACATGGCGTCGTGGATGATCGATGCCTTTGGCAACGACACCCAGCGCCAGCAATGGCTGCCGAAGCTGTGCACCATGGAACTGCTGGCCAGCTATTGCCTGACCGAGCCCGGCTCGGGATCGGACGCGGCGGCGCTGCGCACCCGCGCGGTGCGCGATGGCGATCACTATGTGCTGAACGGCCAGAAGCAGTTCATCTCCGGCGCCGGCCGTGGCGACATCTATGTGGTGATGGTGCGGACCGGCGGCGAGGGGCCGGGCGGCATCTCGACGCTGGTGGTCGAGAGCGAGACGCCGGGCGTTTCGTTCGGCGCCAACGAGCGCAAGATGGGCTGGAACGCGCAGCCGACCCGTGCGGTGATTTTCGAGAACGCGCGGGTGCCGGCCGCCAACAGACTCGGCGATGAGGGCATCGGCTTCAAGATCGCGATGGCGGGGCTTGACGGTGGCCGCATCAATATCGCGGCTTGCTCACTCGGTGGCGCGCAATGCGCGCTCGACAAGTCGCTCGCCTATATGAAGGAGCGCAAGGCTTTCGGAAAACGTCTCGACGAATTCCAAGCGCTGCAATTTCGCCTGGCCGACATGGCGACCGAGCTGGAGGCGGCGCGGACGTTTGTGTGGCGTGCAGCGGCGGCGCTCGACCGCAAGGATCCCGACGCGACGCAGCTCTGCGCGATGGCCAAGTGTTTTGGCACCGATGTCGGCTTCGAGGTTGCCAATCAGGCGCTGCAACTGCACGGCGGCTACGGCTACCTGAGTGAATATGGCATCGAGAAGATCGTGCGCGATCTGCGCGTGCACCAGATCCTCGAAGGCACCAATGAAATCATGCGACTGATCGTGGCGCGCAAACTGATCGAGGGCGCACGATGA
- a CDS encoding CoA-acylating methylmalonate-semialdehyde dehydrogenase, with translation MRAIGHFIGGREVKGTSGRTADVFEPMTGDVQAKVALASKAEVRAAVENAKAAQPEWAATNPQRRARVMMKFLELAQRDYDKLADVLAREHGKTVPDAKGDIQRGLEVVEFACGIPHLMKGEYTEGAGPGIDIYSLRQPLGVVAGITPFNFPAMIPMWKFAPAIACGNAFILKPSERDPGVPMMLAALMIEAGLPAGILNVVNGDKEAVDAILDDPDIKAVGFVGSSPIAQYIYERAAASGKRCQCFGGAKNHAIIMPDADMDQAVDALIGAGYGSAGERCMAVSVAVPVGKTTADRLMEKLVPRVESLKIGTSIDPSADYGPLVTKEALERVKNYVEIGIKEGAKLAVDGRGFKMQGYENGFYMGGCLFDNVTKDMRIYKEEIFGPVLSVVRAKDYSEALALPSDHDYGNGVAIFTRDGDAARDFAAKVNVGMVGINVPIPVPIAYYTFGGWKKSGFGDLNQHGPDSIRFYTKTKTVTSRWPSGVKEGAEFSIPTMN, from the coding sequence ATGCGCGCAATTGGACATTTTATCGGTGGCCGCGAGGTCAAGGGCACGTCGGGGCGAACCGCTGACGTTTTCGAGCCGATGACCGGGGACGTGCAGGCCAAGGTGGCGCTGGCCTCAAAGGCCGAGGTGCGCGCCGCGGTCGAGAACGCCAAAGCCGCACAACCGGAGTGGGCCGCGACCAATCCGCAGCGTCGCGCCCGCGTGATGATGAAGTTCCTCGAACTCGCCCAGCGCGACTACGACAAGCTCGCCGACGTGCTGGCCCGTGAGCACGGCAAGACCGTTCCCGACGCCAAGGGCGACATTCAGCGCGGGCTTGAGGTGGTCGAATTCGCCTGCGGCATTCCGCATTTGATGAAGGGCGAATATACCGAAGGCGCCGGTCCTGGCATCGATATCTATTCGCTGCGCCAGCCGCTCGGTGTCGTCGCCGGCATCACGCCGTTCAATTTCCCGGCGATGATCCCGATGTGGAAATTCGCTCCCGCCATCGCCTGCGGCAATGCCTTTATCCTGAAGCCGTCCGAGCGCGATCCCGGCGTGCCGATGATGCTCGCGGCATTGATGATCGAGGCGGGGTTGCCGGCCGGCATCCTCAATGTCGTCAATGGTGACAAGGAAGCGGTCGATGCGATCCTCGACGATCCCGATATCAAGGCAGTCGGCTTCGTCGGCTCATCGCCGATCGCGCAATATATCTATGAGCGCGCCGCGGCGAGCGGCAAACGCTGCCAGTGTTTTGGCGGCGCCAAGAACCACGCCATCATCATGCCGGACGCCGACATGGATCAGGCCGTCGATGCCCTGATCGGCGCGGGCTATGGATCGGCCGGCGAACGCTGCATGGCGGTCTCGGTCGCGGTGCCCGTCGGCAAGACCACCGCCGACCGGCTGATGGAAAAGCTGGTCCCGCGGGTGGAAAGCCTCAAAATCGGCACCTCGATCGATCCGTCCGCCGATTACGGCCCGCTCGTCACCAAAGAGGCGTTGGAGCGTGTCAAGAACTATGTCGAGATCGGCATCAAGGAGGGCGCCAAGCTCGCCGTCGACGGCCGCGGCTTCAAGATGCAGGGCTACGAGAACGGCTTCTACATGGGCGGCTGTCTGTTCGACAACGTCACCAAGGACATGCGCATCTACAAGGAAGAAATCTTCGGCCCCGTGCTCTCGGTGGTGCGCGCCAAGGATTATTCCGAAGCGCTCGCGCTGCCGTCGGATCACGACTATGGCAACGGCGTTGCGATCTTCACCCGTGACGGTGATGCGGCGCGGGATTTCGCGGCCAAGGTCAATGTCGGCATGGTCGGCATCAACGTGCCGATCCCGGTTCCGATCGCCTACTACACTTTTGGCGGCTGGAAGAAATCCGGCTTCGGCGATCTCAACCAGCACGGACCGGATTCGATCCGCTTCTATACCAAGACCAAGACGGTGACCTCGCGCTGGCCATCCGGCGTGAAGGAAGGCGCGGAGTTCTCGATTCCGACGATGAACTGA
- a CDS encoding TetR/AcrR family transcriptional regulator, which translates to MRYSREHKQETHERIVKRASVRLREKGAHGIGVADLMKEAGLTHGGFYAHFDSREALVIEAFAHAMDRGTERWRKLGEQTPPEKRLAAIVDSYLTPLHRDDPGHGCAVPTLGAEIARESPKTRKAFAAKLEQMVDMLAGQISDAPPKAARKRAMAVLATMMGTLVMARVAGNGEFSDEILAAGRDAVLGRTPAPKPVAKKSASRKAATAARH; encoded by the coding sequence ATGCGCTATTCCAGGGAACACAAGCAGGAAACCCACGAGCGGATCGTAAAGCGCGCTTCGGTGCGGCTTCGCGAGAAGGGGGCTCATGGCATCGGTGTCGCCGACCTGATGAAGGAAGCCGGCCTTACCCATGGCGGGTTTTACGCGCATTTCGATTCGCGCGAAGCACTGGTTATCGAGGCCTTTGCCCATGCGATGGATCGAGGCACTGAGCGCTGGCGCAAGCTTGGCGAGCAAACGCCGCCGGAAAAGCGTCTCGCTGCCATTGTGGATTCCTATCTGACGCCGTTGCATCGCGACGACCCCGGTCACGGCTGTGCGGTGCCGACGCTCGGGGCCGAAATCGCCCGCGAGAGCCCGAAGACCCGCAAGGCGTTCGCTGCCAAGCTGGAACAGATGGTCGATATGCTCGCCGGGCAGATTTCGGATGCTCCGCCCAAGGCCGCGCGTAAGCGGGCGATGGCCGTGCTCGCGACCATGATGGGGACGCTGGTGATGGCGCGTGTTGCCGGCAACGGGGAATTTTCGGACGAAATTCTTGCCGCCGGACGCGACGCGGTGCTTGGTCGCACGCCGGCGCCCAAGCCGGTTGCAAAGAAATCGGCGTCCAGAAAAGCCGCAACCGCGGCCCGGCACTGA